One stretch of Balneola sp. MJW-20 DNA includes these proteins:
- a CDS encoding response regulator, translated as MTIVGIVEDNKKIRDLIQRYLDMQDQMQCPVAVDSVEEMLEFLEDHQHPDVILMDIQLPGMSGIKGMEVIKSKYPEVEIIMLTVYHDSHKIFDSLKAGASGYLLKHTSLPEIKESIENLMKGGAPMSPQIARKVISHFNDEPKKNPDSMLTNREQDIVNGLVDGLSYKMIADRYDISIDTVRAHIRNIYKKLHVNSKAEVIAKSLRGEI; from the coding sequence ATGACCATCGTAGGAATAGTCGAAGACAATAAAAAGATCAGAGACCTTATTCAGAGATATCTGGATATGCAGGACCAAATGCAGTGTCCGGTAGCGGTGGATTCCGTAGAGGAAATGCTGGAGTTTCTGGAAGATCATCAGCATCCGGATGTAATTTTGATGGATATTCAATTACCCGGAATGTCAGGGATAAAAGGCATGGAAGTTATTAAATCCAAGTATCCTGAAGTTGAGATCATCATGCTTACCGTTTACCACGACTCACATAAGATATTCGACTCTCTCAAAGCCGGTGCTTCCGGATATTTGCTCAAACACACTTCTCTTCCAGAGATCAAAGAATCAATTGAGAATCTGATGAAAGGAGGAGCTCCGATGTCTCCGCAGATCGCCCGGAAGGTGATCTCTCATTTCAATGATGAACCGAAGAAAAACCCGGATTCAATGCTGACAAATCGGGAGCAGGACATCGTAAACGGTCTTGTAGATGGTTTGAGCTATAAAATGATAGCGGACCGGTATGATATTTCAATTGACACAGTAAGAGCTCATATCCGGAATATTTATAAGAAATTACATGTTAACTCCAAAGCAGAGGTTATTGCCAAGTCACTAAGAGGCGAGATCTGA